Proteins encoded in a region of the Sparus aurata chromosome 6, fSpaAur1.1, whole genome shotgun sequence genome:
- the LOC115583209 gene encoding inhibin beta B chain has protein sequence MHLFTTNSRMTLSFSVPAFLILAPLLMKGLSVSGSPGCASCGLPAMEKDEEQRLMIEIAKQQLLDKLHLKERPNITQTVPRAALLTALRKLHSGRVRQDGTLELDNSLPTKDQGYEIVSFADINETENGDEASLSLTFQFLQEHGQSIQVLQSSLWIYARSSEDPHRDSRLSARVYLTADGGDSDSNRTLVIEKMLEVQESNWHTFPITRTLQAFLDGGKHRLRLEVSCDEDGKNLCSLEGSAHTSYQPFLVAQVRLRDNPSKHSLRKRSLRCGDDVTVCCKRDFYIKFKDIQWHDWIIAPEGYHMNYCMGQCPQHLSGSPGIASSFHATVFSQLKVNGINTAASSCCVPTERRPLSMVYFNSQHSIVKTDVPDMIVESCGCT, from the exons ATGCATTTATTCACAACAAATTCAAGGATGACGCTGTCTTTTTCAGTGCCAGCGTTTCTGATTTTGGCACCGTTGCTGATGAAGGGTCTCTCTGTCAGTGGCTCCCCGGGCTGCGCGTCCTGCGGGTTGCCCGCGATGGAGAAAGACGAAGAGCAAAGGCTGATGATAGAAATCGCCAAGCAGCAACTTTTGGACAAGCTGCACCTGAAAGAGAGACCAAACATCACTCAGACGGTGCCCCGGGCGGCGCTTCTCACTGCGCTGCGCAAACTGCACTCGGGGCGCGTCAGACAGGACGGTACTCTTGAACTAGACAACAGTTTACCCACAAAAGATCAAGGCTATGAAATAGTGAGCTTTGCAGATATAA ATGAAACAGAGAATGGTGATGAGGCCAGCCTCAGTCTTACTTTCCAGTTTCTTCAGGAACATGGCCAAAGCATCCAGGTCCTTCAGTCTTCTTTATGGATCTATGCCCGCTCCTCTGAGGACCCTCACAGAGACTCCCGCCTCTCTGCCCGTGTTTACCTCACTGCAGACGGTGGGGATTCAGACTCTAACCGCACCCTGGTGATAGAAAAGATGCTTGAGGTCCAGGAGAGTAACTGGCACACCTTCCCCATCACCCGCACCCTGCAGGCCTTCCTGGATGGCGGCAAACACCGGCTGCGGCTGGAGGTCAGCTGCGATGAGGATGGGAAGAACCTCTGCTCCCTGGAAGGCTCTGCTCACACCTCTTACCAGCCCTTCCTGGTGGCCCAGGTGCGTCTCCGAGACAACCCCTCCAAACACTCACTCAGGAAGCGGTCGCTGCGttgtggtgatgatgtcaccgTGTGCTGCAAGAGAGACTTCTACATCAAGTTCAAGGACATCCAGTGGCACGACTGGATCATCGCACCTGAAGGTTACCATATGAACTACTGCATGGGACAGTGCCCCCAGCATCTCTCTGGCTCCCCGGGCATAGCATCCTCATTCCATGCCACCGTCTTCAGCCAGCTGAAAGTCAACGGCATCAACACGGCCGCGTCTTCATGTTGCGTTCCCACTGAGCGCCGGCCGCTCTCCATGGTGTACTTCAACTCGCAGCACAGCATAGTTAAAACAGACGTTCCTGATATGATTGTGGAGTCCTGTGGGTGCACATAA